The Syngnathus acus chromosome 2, fSynAcu1.2, whole genome shotgun sequence genomic interval CCCCGGCCCATCGATATTTCTGGGAAAAATTGTCCACCCTGGTGGTCCCTGCTGAGCAAGGCGTTGGGATTGACATTTTCTCACCATGCGCAGCATCAAGTGGGTCGTCTCCCGTTCTCGCTGTGACTCAGGAGCAACTCTGCGGCGTAACATCTCGTCTCTTTCAGCCTCAGGTGTGGCGCTCATGCAGAAGCTGGCCGCTCTCACGGGTCTGAAGGTTTCGGCACCGATGGGTCTCGCCACTGGAAGTTTTCAAAATAGTGAGTGTGCCAGTCTCACAGTACCATCAAGTTTCCATTCcagaagaacaaaaccaagTTTGTTACCCATCTTTAGTCCTTAGCGATTGGTCTGATGGCAGTATCGGTGCCGTCGGGTTCTCCGACCCGCAACCGGGAGGCCCGGCGCTGCGTTACATCACTGAGCCGGTCCTGCTGGGCTGGTGCAGGCAGGCCCAATGGATGGAGGAAGCTCTGGTGGAGATGAGAAACTCTCTGGAGTTCCGACTTCAGCCGGTTGGCCTTCAAGCCCGAGGCAGAGCTCTGGGTGGGTGTCCCACTTCTCGTAGACTTGCAGGAACCCGTCTTGTAACTTCCCGTGACTCCACAGGTCATTCTCTATGGGAAAGCGTCCATCTTGAGGATCTGTGTTTGTCCGAAGATCTGACTGCGGCGCTCACTGAGGGACTCACTGTTCTCGGCAAACAGGCGGAGGTAACTGTAGGGCTTGCTGATCTTTAGTTCCAAGATCACAAGACTAGCAGGGGGGTGACAAATCTTTACGGGTCTTGCATCTTCAGACCAGACCATTTGAGTTTCTCGCTGCCTTCCTGACGAAATGGAGTGATGAGGATGAGACGAGAGAAGAAAACCAATTGTCCAATGTCTCTGTGATGTCGGGACTTCCTGAGGTGTGACGTGTCGCCTTTGTTGAGATCGGACACATCTTCATCTATTACTCGCCTCGTCTTGCAGACGCAGCTGGACTGGAGAGGCGTCATTGTCCGAGAGCTGCAACACAGCGAGGTTCTCTACATCAGCAGACTGAGCGCTATTGTGAAGGTCTGTCCTcttaacaaatacaaattgcaGATATCGTATCCCTAAAAATACTAACGAGTGATTTTTACTTGGTAATTTGCATTCTTGGTTACCTGCCTCCATGTTAAAGGCATACCAAGAACCTCTCACGGCAGCCCTCAACTCCAAAAGGGCCATTCTCAGCCTTCCCGAAATGCTTATCGTCCTGAGCCCCGTTGCCGAAATCCTGGACCTCAACAGGTGCGCCCCAGCCACACTTTTTGTCTCTGTGAACATTTCCCAGAAGTCTTCTTGTTGGTCCCAAGGGAGTTCAAGGCAGATCTGGATGTCAGACTGCAGCAGTGGGGAGCCGAGCAATGTGTCGGCGACGTGTGCTTGAAACTGTGCGCACGGCTCAGAGTGTACACCAACTATCTCAACAACTACATAACTGCTCTCGGTACCATCGACAAGGTAACGACCCTACCGATCGGATTCAAGACCTATAGAACATATTTTACACTGGACTGTCATATTAACAagtaatgggaaaatgaagcttcaaaattgcttcgtgaaccagttgttgttttcattggcTCCTCGAGATGGCGATGTTGGCAAGATAGTGTGCTTCATCTTGAAGCTTTATTTTCCCGTCATTAATATTAGCTCAGTGGGGTAACCGGAATATTAGAAACAACTCAGTGTGAtgacatgtcttttttttccccataaaaCTACAAATGGTTATGTTTCCATCTTgcgaagccctttgagactgcttgatttagggctatacaaataaacttgacttgacttgacttgtttgTGGTTACCATTGCAACAGTTATATCAATTTAGAATTGCTTATGTATGCCTGTCAGTGCCGGGATACAAAGCCAGCATTTCGCGCTTTTCTCCAGAGAACCGACAGAACTCTCACGACCCACATGCTGAGGTAATCTCGTCCACGCTTGTGATCTGTTGAACTGCAACACGCATCTCGCATATGGACGTGGGTTTGTGTTGATGTTTGAGCTTGCTCCTCAAGTTTacaggagctgctgctgtgtCCGGTGTGGAGAATCCACGAGTACACAACGCTGCTGCAAGCGCTGactttacacacacatgctagTCATCCTGATCACACACAAGTCTCCTCTGCCCTCGACACCTTGCGACGATACACGCAGTTCATCCAAAAGGTAGAacgtcaaacacacacagtgaaTATCTttgccagaaaaaaagaaaaaatgaaagccaTTTGTCTCGTTGCAGCTAAAGCGTAACTGTGAAAGAGACCGGCTGTTAGAGGAAACCCAACAAATGATCCAAGGCTGTCCGGTAGAACtacttttacttttctttaCAATTTTTACTCAAGCAGGTGTGaaagtatttgtgtgtgtctgcccGCAGAGTCTCAGGGCGGCAAACCGGCAGCTGATAACCAATCAGGATGCTGCGTTGCTACACAGCCCCCATGACCACATACCCGAGTCGATCAGGTGgccatttcagaaaaaaatccaaattgtttgCATTGCTCCTCAGATAGCGATAATTCACTTTTTGAGAATGATTTctaatgaagcttcaaaattgcttcgtgaaccagttgttgttttctttggctCCTCAAGATGGCACTCTCTGTGTTCACACTGACTTGCTGCCAACATTGCCAGCGAGAGGagccaaagaaaacaacaactggttcacGAAGCAATTTTGAAGCTTCATCAAGCTAGTATGTAGGATGGAGGAATAAATCTTGTCAAGTATCAATGCTACTCTTGCAGATGATTTTGAGTTACACTATGTTTGTTTAGGCTCTACGAGCACGTGGCGGACATCAGCCTCTTCCTGTTCACTGATGTTCTGATGTTGACCCGGAGGCAAAAGCAACATACACCTTTCACACTAGAGCACAAGAGCACGCACATATTTCTGGCCTCCGTGGCGCTCGCCAGTCTGACTGTGAGGAAGATGACACACTTGCGCTGTAAGTTGccacgcacaaacacaaatttcgctgctgctgctgctttcctTTGCTCAATCGCTTGATATTCCCCCAGACGTGAAGCACGCCTTCATGTTGGAGGCTCCGTCTCGCTCGTGGATTTGCGCCACAGAGCGAAGCCAGGAGATGGATCACTTCCTGTGTGTGCTGAGCACCGCCTTGCAGACATCTCTGAGGTCCACGTGATCGGAGCTGCAGCCACACGAGGACAGAAGGAGGTTTGGGTTGGACTTGAATTGTCAGGAAATCGCACGTAAAAATGTTTAGCATGCATCATGATTACTCTTTAATTGCATAACATTACAGTGAAGGTTTCATTTCCAGCCGCTatattgtttttccacatttggtatgttacagcaaaaaaaatgaatattttttctctaaatTCTATACACAGCAACTCATAATGACAAATGTATTAGAAATTGtattacaaattaaaatgaagtaAACTTTGCTGaatgttttccattttagAATAATGCTGTAACAAAATGTGAGCTCATGAGAGTGCAgctgtattttattctttatcaTTTCTGATGCAGAATTTGTGATCAAGATCAATTTCAGACGTAAATGTTGCGGTATAAAAGATCTTTATTGAACCAAGagggggaggagaaaaaaaaaacatctttagaAGTGTGACGCGGTTACATTTCATCATTGGTTTATCACATTTAGTACAACATTATTATGGCCACttcccatttaaaaaaaagttattctccagtcttttttaaattggtttttgtttttcaaactgataaaaaataaatacagtacaaaTAAGCAACATTTATCAAGTAGCCTTCCTATTCATTACGATTTACCTGGGTTGCAGTGAcgctgacataaaaaaaaaaataaagcagctACTTTATACTAGGTGACTCTCTCTACCTCtccttgtcattttcttttctttattccTGACATGTGACTAAAGTCTGCGGTTGGCGAGGTTTGGGTTATTGTTATTGGTTCTGTGCGCGGCTGCAGACGTGAGCACAGCCTGAACTTTGCCACTGCTTAAAGGCGTGTGCAGAGATTGGCTCCGAATCTGCATCGCCCCGTTGCCGCTTGTCCCTTTTACAGACGTGAAGCCCTTTGGTTTTGGGATTCTTGTCGGTCCCGGGCGTCGGAATGATTCTTGAGGTATCTGGAGgagcacagaaagaaaaacaaaagcgatTTGAAGTTTGTATACCACGAAATAGCTCAAGAGACGGCGCAGTTGCAAAATCAAAGTTACCACTAGGTGGAGCCAAACACGTTTCATAAGTTCCACAAAAGTCTTCCCTTGCAGATGTTGCAGAGACGTGGGTGCAGTTACGCATTTTGGGAATGACTAGTTGTCTGAAAATGGGCAAACATGTTGCTCACTTTGTCCAAGTCAGCTAATGTCTACgtttaattttgtttgtatCGTAAAAGACAATGAGGACTAagtagtttgtgtttatagtAGATTTTCAAAATACTAATACTAGTAAATTTTATTGAACTAAACGAATGAACGTTTTCACCAGTCACACCGCTGTAAAGAATTAATGTTATGTTTTAGTGAATTAAGACTTTCAAGCAAAGTTTGACCGTTtggttatttagtatttaaGGTGAGATGGTGATCATTTGCTTCTAAAAGTCGGGTTACTCGTAAAAATATGaccatttatatatttataatatatttattatatcttTTGCTAAAATGTTAATAGACAGGCCTAACAAAATGCTGAGTGGGCATTGCGTCTTAATTTTGACCTGCAAGCTGAGTCAGACGTTCATTCATCTTCTGTGACCTTTCACTGAAGTTTATTCTTATATCGTGAAGTGAAGTCAAAGTTGCAGACAGCAGAATATGTGTCAATACTTGAttctattttcttctttggcaTATCGTCGCTGCGGCAGGAGCTCAGCTTCCTCTCGCTGTTCCCATAGCAACCAAACAAAAgctttgttttggtgtttGCGCAGGAGAGCGCTGACATTCACAGCGTTTGCATGCCCATTTGCGTGAGATGTTTTATGTTTAGAGAAAGCCCCTAGACCAACATTATCATATTTTTATCTCCCCTGCTGGTCACCACGCTTGCTGTCATCTGTTCTGGAAATTCAGGAAGTTTCAGTGCAGCTGTTGGGGAAAGTTTGCGCGATGAATCCAAAGTGGATCGCAGACAGCAGAACCCAGCTGCTCCGGTCTCTCAGGCTTCGCACTAATGAAGAGCATCTTGTTCAGCATGCATCATGTCTTCCTGCCCGGACCTACCGAGGATCCAGTTTCTTTAGCTGTGacgcttttttaaaaattattattttactttattttccattttgagCTCCAGGGCTGTAATGGTTGCATGAAATGAATGAGAATTCGATATTTTGAGAAACATCTCAAATTGAATCAAATCTAGTTGCTTTGATTCCAAATCCATTTTGATGGTGTAGAAAGGCAACTTAAAAAAAGTCCGTCGGTCATAATACTGGaccaaaaatgcttttttttttttttttaatttctgacTTTCATAGCTCAGAAGTTTGAACACTCattgacattaaaaatgtgaGTACAAAAAGTTATAAAATGATTGATAAAAATGTGAGTTTGTTTGCATCCCAACAATGGAAACAAAATTGACCATACATGCAAACCAACTTAAAGaacaaccttttttgtttttgacgaCACGCGACTGAAACATGCTGCATTCGGTGAAGAAATGAGGCGGGTGAACATGGATGACAAACTCCAACAACTTTAATTCtcagaaacaaactcagaCGTGCGagaggacagaaaaaaaatgtacatcaGTGTCAACACGGGACGTGCACTCGGTTTAGTCCAACGAATCAAACCCAACCGAGCAAAGCAACCACAAACAAAGCCACAGTTCTAAGTCAGCTAACTCTGAGTCAAGGAAATGGATCAGGAACAGGGTCGGGGGGGGTTTGTATCGAACCTCTGAAGGGATGGTTGAGGGGGGTGTCATAGGGGTCAGTCGTAAACGTTACTTACTGTAATCTGCGATGGGCGTTGGCTTTGGGTGGCGGTGGGCTTAATCATGATGCTACTGGTGATTTTGCTCTTGCTTTTGGGTGTTGCCACGCCGCCGTTAGCGATCCTCTGTTCCTGCGCTGCTGCTG includes:
- the LOC119138545 gene encoding epithelial cell-transforming sequence 2 oncogene-like isoform X2: MEKRKLNSSTRFSCWTPLSNHTENMQLFEERINLVVHWFELWTDRQRKHMLHSVLTRCTKPQLRYCRDLLTETLPTTRVDFTAVLPRFLSLYIMSFLSPLDLCSAAQVSWHWRILSEQDCLWAGRCVRQGWFLPYVPGEKEYGAWKNYFISCISTLDRLTPLEAAQPYWTLSQHYDSEEEEEEEERLKERIIRKLTRAKIDEEKRLALRTRKAWSSSTKLGESGSGGIQSQATNLGTLFKIPGPPDLSLSTSLSSERNVGLSSSKASGPLSKYVSRPAPLQASNISRHPADNLLLLSNKIPAYELVLSGAKADVLVVLYDHRGTFSALLSQLEGAVSGRSFKRLGLLAPGGTEQVQLFHDRCLSDRSILTPAHRYFWEKLSTLVVPAEQGVGIDIFSPCAASTSGVALMQKLAALTGLKVSAPMGLATGSFQNILSDWSDGSIGAVGFSDPQPGGPALRYITEPVLLGWCRQAQWMEEALVEMRNSLEFRLQPVGLQARGRALGHSLWESVHLEDLCLSEDLTAALTEGLTVLGKQAETRPFEFLAAFLTKWSDEDETREENQLSNVSVMSGLPETQLDWRGVIVRELQHSEVLYISRLSAIVKAYQEPLTAALNSKRAILSLPEMLIVLSPVAEILDLNREFKADLDVRLQQWGAEQCVGDVCLKLCARLRVYTNYLNNYITALGTIDKCRDTKPAFRAFLQRTDRTLTTHMLSLQELLLCPVWRIHEYTTLLQALTLHTHASHPDHTQVSSALDTLRRYTQFIQKLKRNCERDRLLEETQQMIQGCPSLRAANRQLITNQDAALLHSPHDHIPESIRLYEHVADISLFLFTDVLMLTRRQKQHTPFTLEHKSTHIFLASVALASLTVRKMTHLRYVKHAFMLEAPSRSWICATERSQEMDHFLCVLSTALQTSLRST
- the LOC119138545 gene encoding epithelial cell-transforming sequence 2 oncogene-like isoform X1, coding for MEKRKLNSSTRFSCWTPLSNHTENMQLFEERINLVVHWFELWTDRQRKHMLHSVLTRCTKPQLRYCRDLLTETLPTTRVDFTAVLPRFLSLYIMSFLSPLDLCSAAQVSWHWRILSEQDCLWAGRCVRQGWFLPYVPGEKEYGAWKNYFISCISTLDRLTPLEAAQPYWTLSQHYDSEEEEEEEERLKERIIRKLTRAKIDEEKRLALRTRKAWSSSTKLGESGSGGIQSQATNLGTLFKIPGPPDLSLSTSLSSERNVGLSSSKSKIEASGPLSKYVSRPAPLQASNISRHPADNLLLLSNKIPAYELVLSGAKADVLVVLYDHRGTFSALLSQLEGAVSGRSFKRLGLLAPGGTEQVQLFHDRCLSDRSILTPAHRYFWEKLSTLVVPAEQGVGIDIFSPCAASTSGVALMQKLAALTGLKVSAPMGLATGSFQNILSDWSDGSIGAVGFSDPQPGGPALRYITEPVLLGWCRQAQWMEEALVEMRNSLEFRLQPVGLQARGRALGHSLWESVHLEDLCLSEDLTAALTEGLTVLGKQAETRPFEFLAAFLTKWSDEDETREENQLSNVSVMSGLPETQLDWRGVIVRELQHSEVLYISRLSAIVKAYQEPLTAALNSKRAILSLPEMLIVLSPVAEILDLNREFKADLDVRLQQWGAEQCVGDVCLKLCARLRVYTNYLNNYITALGTIDKCRDTKPAFRAFLQRTDRTLTTHMLSLQELLLCPVWRIHEYTTLLQALTLHTHASHPDHTQVSSALDTLRRYTQFIQKLKRNCERDRLLEETQQMIQGCPSLRAANRQLITNQDAALLHSPHDHIPESIRLYEHVADISLFLFTDVLMLTRRQKQHTPFTLEHKSTHIFLASVALASLTVRKMTHLRYVKHAFMLEAPSRSWICATERSQEMDHFLCVLSTALQTSLRST